Proteins from one Patescibacteria group bacterium genomic window:
- the lepB gene encoding signal peptidase I encodes MSQEEHLEKEGSLEENSLEGQDFDLSHFSENDEEPSISWAKKFAILIFEVVKVVLISLAIILPIRLFLVQPFYVEGASMEPNFYQNEYLVIDEISYRFNSPQRGEVIILKDPRNTRAYFIKRVIGLPGEEVELKAGRVYINDKILEESYIANFSSDDHPKITLGLDEYFAMGDNRVNSLDSRQLGPIQKSGIVGRVWFRGWPLDRLNTFNLPSY; translated from the coding sequence ATGTCACAAGAAGAACATTTAGAAAAAGAGGGCTCTTTAGAAGAGAACTCTTTAGAGGGTCAAGACTTTGATCTTAGCCATTTTTCTGAAAATGACGAAGAACCAAGCATTAGTTGGGCCAAAAAATTTGCTATTTTAATCTTTGAAGTGGTCAAAGTGGTTTTGATTTCTTTGGCTATTATATTGCCAATAAGATTATTTTTAGTTCAGCCTTTTTATGTAGAAGGTGCATCTATGGAGCCAAATTTTTATCAAAACGAATATTTGGTTATTGATGAGATATCATATCGTTTTAATAGTCCTCAAAGAGGTGAGGTTATTATTTTAAAAGATCCTAGAAATACTAGGGCTTATTTTATAAAAAGAGTCATAGGCCTGCCCGGAGAAGAAGTAGAATTAAAAGCTGGCCGTGTTTATATTAATGATAAAATATTAGAAGAATCTTATATTGCTAATTTTTCTTCTGATGATCATCCCAAAATTACTTTGGGCTTGGATGAGTATTTTGCCATGGGAGATAACAGGGTCAATAGTCTTGATTCCAGGCAGCTTGGTCCTATACAAAAAAGCGGTATAGTCGGCCGAGTATGGTTTAGAGGTTGGCCATTAGACAGACTGAATACTTTTAATTTACCAAGTTATTAA